The stretch of DNA TAGATCCCTGCACCGACCCTTTTGACTACCCTAGTCAGCCAAGGTAGTGCCCCCTAAAAATAATAAGTCACAAGTTTTGGGTAAAACCTGTGACTGATCATTGCAAAATATCACCTAAAAAAATTAAGCGACTTCTTTCTTTTCTTCCTTGATATATCCTTTGCGTCTCAATATAGTTTCTACTACTCTAATGTCGTGTTTGGGGTTGCTAAAAGCGTTAAACGGAATGTATATAAACTGACCTTTAGAAACTACAAACAAAAAATAGTCTTTTCTCTTCTCGGCTTTTTTTATCACATCCCACTTCATCGGCATTCCTTCACGTTGGTTGAGCTTAATCATAATCTGACGGCTGTCTATTTCATAACGAAGTTTCTCAAACATTACCTTGTTTTGAGGTAGTTGACTAGCTCCGGCAAATTGGATATACCAAAACAAGAGATATAAACCTACCGACAAAAACGCCAGAAAAAAGAACCAAAAGCTTACCGTAATCAGGTTTAGCAACATAAAAATACCAAACAACCCAGCAGGAATCCACCATTGTTGTTTAAGCACATTATTCATTCCTATGCGGGAATAGACTTTTTTAGGAAGTTCGAATTTTTTGGTTTTTACAATCATTACTGAATTTTTTTCGTGAATAAGTCACGTACTCTCAAAAATCAAAATGCAAATATACGGCTATTTCGGTTTTTATGAGTCATAGAAGTTCTATTTTCTATGTTCAGCTGTTTTTTGTAATAATTAAACACTTAATCATCTGCCTGCTTTTTATATTATATACCTAATCTTTCTTTCTAAACTTTTCATAACAAGGTACTTGTGGGGCGGCTTTCGCCTTAAATACGGTATCGCCAAAGGTGATATTACCCTTAGGGGTAAAAGTAAGCTGGGAGTTATACCATTCGCATATTTGTTTTTCAGTACCCAGGTACTTTTTATACTCATAAGCATACACTCCATTTGCTTTAAACTGCCCTTTAAAGCTCCACACCATATCCATATCGGCTCCATTATAGGCAAGGGATACATTGCCCAGCAATTGACCTTTTTTGTTGTACATCAGCCCGGTTATCTCATTGCTCATTCCTTCCATACAAGAAAGCAATATCACTACTACGTGTCCATTTACATTTGACTGAAAGGCATAGTAAAAATGCTTGTTTTTCTTAAATGTAGCTTCATCAGGCATTGTTTTTTGCAAGTATTGCTCTAGTTGCAAACCTTTGAACGCTGCTTCGTTTACAGCCTGAAATCCTTTAAAAGCACAAGGGACCATTTTGCCCAAATCAACCACCTCTACATCTTTATATTTACTTTTTTGTTTGGCTTGCGCCAAATGAGCAGGCAACTTAACACTTGAATTAACTACTGCTTGGTTGGTAGGGGTACCTTCTGTGAGGGTGTTGTTGGTTGTGTCTGACAATTCATCAGTACTTTGGGCATCTTTGTTTGGCTGACAAGCCCACAAAGCAAGAAGTAGTAAAAATAGACAAGGGTATTTGTTCATCATAGTAATTTTAAAGGTTATCTTTTCTAAAGGTAATATATTCAATATAAACGATTCCTTTATCAGGCAATAAAATTTATCTTTTTTCATTACAAATGCTGCTTATAAAGACTCTATAGAGATAACTTTTGCTATATTATTTCTCATTAAATGATATGAAAAATAAATTGATATATAATTTTATCAGTATTGTACTAGTGTTTTATGCCCACGCGATAGCTTTGGACTATTGTTTACTCAATCAACTCTTGAATATATGAAGTTAAAATACGCACTTTTTTTAGTGGTGGTAGGGTTTATATCACCCAACATACTATATGCCCAACAATTTGATTATGGTTTGGGGGTAAAAATAGACGAGGAAGGGTACAACAAAGTAAAGCTTGCCCATGTGTCACGGGGAGACTTTAAGGCATTGCCAAGCAAAGTTTCATTAAAAAAATATTGCCCCACTCCAGGCAACCAAGGCAAAACAGGTACTTGTGTAGCCTGGTCTTCTACTTATGGTGCTCGTACCATTATTTACGCTATGGAAAAAGGCATTACCAATCGGCAGAAAATCACTAAACTTGCTTTTTCCCCCTCTTTTATCTACAATCAAATCCGCGAAAAAGGAGATAAGCTATGCAAATCAGGTACCTACGTGTACGATGCGATGTATAAGCTTAAAAAACAAGGAGCTATGCCACTTCAAGACTTTGCCTTTGACTGCAGCCGTATGCCCCAGCCTGCCGACAAAGCTAAAGCCAGCAAATACCGCATTAAAGATTATCAACGCTTGTTTTTTAGTAGTGCCAAAAACAAAGTGGCGATGGTAAAAAAAAGTATTGCAGAGGGTAATCCCGTAGTGGTAGCTATGAAAATTGGTTTTACCTTTACTTATGCCAAAAAAGTATACCGCGACCCGGCACCAGCCAACGCCCGCCGAGGTGGTCATGCGATGGTGGTAGTGGGGTACGACGACAAAAAGCAGGCTTTTGAGTTGATGAATAGCTGGGGGACTAAATGGGGGGATGGAGGTTTTGTGTACTATCACTATGAGTCGTTTCAAAAATACTGCGCACAAGCGTATGAAATGATTCCATTCAGTCCGGTTTTAATCTCTGACGATATGTTGGGCAAAGATATTCCCAAGGCAACTATTTCAGGTACAGTGGTTTTTAAACAATACCTCAAAGAAACCGAGGTATTCAAAGATATGCGGGCAACCAAAGTGGGCAACTCTTACCAAATGCTCAATGCTTATACCGAAGGTGATAGCTTTCAAATGGTCATTACCAATAACCAACGCATTCATGTATATGCACTCAATTTTGATGGAACAAATAAATGCTTTAAGCTTTTTCCGTTTGCCGGAGATGTGCTGGAAGCCTACCACCAACAGGCACGGGGTACCAAAATAAGTTCTATCAAAAATCATAAAAGAGCCAAAACGATTATTCCTCACGAAGACAACGTAATAGAGTTGGACGATACCAAAGGACTAGACTACTTTTGTGTATTATTTGCGAGAAAATCGCTCAGCATTGACCGTATTATGTTAGCTATTGAAAAAGCTACAGGTACATTTGAGCAGCGTCTCAGCAAAGCATTAGGAAACCAGGCAGCACTGCCAAAAGAGATTAAAATGGAGCAATCTATGATCAATTTTAAGGCTAAAACCAATAAAGTAATAGTGCCAGTAGTGGTACGGATGCGCCACCAATAAACTACCCTTTTGCCTTTGGATTATTTCTCTTTTTTCCAGAGTTTAAAAGAACCAAAGAACTTTGCAGAACGAGCCTTGTCCAGAATTTTGTTATACTTGGTAATGATAAAATGGTAAGTATGGTATTTGGTTACCAATACCCGGTATTGGTACAATTGATTGCGTTGGTTTCGAAAGCGGATGCCTTGCACTGGTAAGCCTAGCATGAGTGTGCCCATATTACTCTCTATTCGGAGTTCTTCCTTGAGGCGTAAATCTCTCCTTACCTTGTCCAACTCCTTTGATACTAATTTTTGGGCAACTTTTAGGTCATTGTTTTGTCGGGTTTTGTTAAACAGTATCTGGTATAAAACCCCTTCAGACTCTGTCTCTAAAATGTATTGGTTTTTACGTTCCTTGAGCGTGGGTTTGGCAGGGAGTTTTACTTTAAAGTTTCCTGGTTTTGACTTGTACCTACGCCATTTTTTTTGAGCAAAAGATACTTGAGCAATGAATAACAAGAGTATAAGGAGAAGTAAATTTTTCGACATATTTGTTCAAGGTTATGTTTGGGGTGTTTTGAGTCAATATTGCTACTATTAACGTAGTGTAACTAGAAAAACGTTGCAAAAGAAAGGAAATGGCAAATAAAGTTGGGTGATTTACAACATGTAACTACTAAATTAGTTATATGTTTGAACGTGAAAACATAACAATTGCCGAATCTTTGTTTTGTAGAATAAACTATGGTAAAAAAAGGTGATTTTATTACCATATTCCAGAAACTGTGCTTTT from Microscilla marina ATCC 23134 encodes:
- a CDS encoding YcxB family protein; this translates as MIVKTKKFELPKKVYSRIGMNNVLKQQWWIPAGLFGIFMLLNLITVSFWFFFLAFLSVGLYLLFWYIQFAGASQLPQNKVMFEKLRYEIDSRQIMIKLNQREGMPMKWDVIKKAEKRKDYFLFVVSKGQFIYIPFNAFSNPKHDIRVVETILRRKGYIKEEKKEVA
- a CDS encoding C1 family peptidase translates to MKLKYALFLVVVGFISPNILYAQQFDYGLGVKIDEEGYNKVKLAHVSRGDFKALPSKVSLKKYCPTPGNQGKTGTCVAWSSTYGARTIIYAMEKGITNRQKITKLAFSPSFIYNQIREKGDKLCKSGTYVYDAMYKLKKQGAMPLQDFAFDCSRMPQPADKAKASKYRIKDYQRLFFSSAKNKVAMVKKSIAEGNPVVVAMKIGFTFTYAKKVYRDPAPANARRGGHAMVVVGYDDKKQAFELMNSWGTKWGDGGFVYYHYESFQKYCAQAYEMIPFSPVLISDDMLGKDIPKATISGTVVFKQYLKETEVFKDMRATKVGNSYQMLNAYTEGDSFQMVITNNQRIHVYALNFDGTNKCFKLFPFAGDVLEAYHQQARGTKISSIKNHKRAKTIIPHEDNVIELDDTKGLDYFCVLFARKSLSIDRIMLAIEKATGTFEQRLSKALGNQAALPKEIKMEQSMINFKAKTNKVIVPVVVRMRHQ